acaaaaaaataataatagtaataacaaTTGTATAAGAATAGGATTGATAGTTGAATTGAAAAATACTCTTTTCATCCCGTTATTACTCAAATGATAATAAAATCATGTGTTTGTAACTTTTCAATGATGAAAACTTATACTTGTAAGTATTTTTAATATATGAAAATAGATAGTAACAtacattatagaaaaaaaaacgtGGATGCTATATCTCTTTTTAGTATGCCTGCCGCTGTCTTTTTATAGAATCAAAACATTTATTTAGAAGATAAAAAGATATTTTGAGTACCATTTTTCTATTTTTCCTCTTGCTTATTGCTAAAGATCAATCAATCattgtttcttttttatttcttCTTTGCTTCTTGCCCATGAGATGAAGGAGCATAAGGCAATTACTCATAATGACATTTTCCGTTATCTTTTGCTGCTGTATAAATGAGAAAAGACCACTATCATTTATCTTATCTTTCTTCTTCGTCTCATCTGGAAACGGAAAATGGGAGAGGCTAGCTTGGTAGGTTTTGCATGGGGTAAAAAGACATGTGAGGTAGATGTATGGGGTAGGAGATGGCTTGTACGAATTCGAAGCCCCTCATTTTCTTGTTTTTGCTTTCTCAAACATCATATGGGGTAtggagaaaaaaaaaaacaaataactaTGAGAGGGTTAGAAGATACACATGAAAGCAAATACTAGGATTGCATGAGAAATAAGTACACATAGGGTTTAGTCTTGCTTTGACAAAATCTCAGCCCATTTCTTCTTTTGCTTGTATCTCACGCTAAAGACGTGGTGTTTCTAGGGCTCTAGGGTGTATTGACTAACAAAAACAATTTGACATTTAAAATGTTTATTCTTTCTTTTATTTGTGATGGACAAAAATTTAAGAAAGGGTGGAGTTAATATGGTTTTAATTTAaacaaatcatttttttttattaaaacgtGGCTAATAAGGTAGTAActtaaaatataaatttgtttaaAAGAAGGATTAAAagtaatttttcaaaacaaaaaaagttatgaaatgaaaataaACTTTAAATAAAAAGATTAAAGTTGTATTTTATTTGATAATCATGGAAAGAGTCACTCACATATCATTAAGGGGTAACACCCATAACATACCTCCACATCATTTTTTATGTcatatcattttttttatgtCAACTCTCTAGCATGTTTTTTCTTAGCATTTCATAAGAAATGGTGGTGTGTTAAATTAAtagggtttatttaaaaaaaagaaaaaaaaaacaatagctATAAACCAATCAAAATCCACCAATATGTTTTCTTTATCCTTTCTCCTCTCGCTAACTACGTGGCGACTATTTTTTAACACTTCCTTTGGTGAATTATAGGGAGTGATGTTTCCAACCTAACCCAACCTTTCAGATAAATGAGATGTTTCCAGGTTGACCCGTTTATGTAAGTCACAAcccaaattattaaataaatacgTTAAACCTGGgttaatcaatttaaaataaaaaaataaataaattaactaaacaccacataaattattttaaaacttaaataAACTTTCAGAGTATATTAAAAGCACAATCCCAATTCACAAATACAAGGAAATTATTcaaaaaacattaaagatatgTAATTTGGAAATGATTTTGAAGAGTGACTAGTGTTGTCGGTGCAAAGAAAAAAGAGAAGAATTAGTTCAAAACTTAGATTAATATATGGTaacatttaaataattatttaattaaatatatattaaagttaaatgAGTTTTTGGATTGAAAATGGGTTAACAACATTTACTCAacccaacctatttaattaaatgagTTACACGAGTTGACCCATTTATCataaatgggttgaaaatctTAACCCAACTTGCTAATTTTAGATTGAAATCGGGTTGTGTTAGTGGGTTGGATCAATCAGCTCTAACTAAATGGTATTTCATCTGTCAATTGAGATCAATGGATTAATCAATTAAGACAAGTATTAATTACAGACCCTAGACATTtattttcaaatattttataaatgcaaaaaatatacatatatagaagtTATATATCTTGATTTCTAATctttaaaacatttattttcaaatattttatagatgcTCACATATCTTTTTTACTAAGACAAAATGACGTTATTTGTTGGTTAAAGGAtactataaattttattttatgtttacacCGTAAAAAGATATGTTTTAACCAAGTGtctataaaaacattttttttatatattttatatttttaatagggctcataaaacatactttttacatttaaaatgtattttttaaatttaaaaatatatttatacttataaaatatattttttatatttcaatacttatttttatatttaaaacacaactaatattatacttttaaatcaATTAATTCCGTTCCAAACGAGATTTATACCCGTAATCCTTGGTTACGACTAACAAAATTAAGAATGATATTTATTTcatactaggtgtaagacccgtgtactacacgagtttattaaaaatacaaatttaatatcaatatttaaacattaaatttaatatcaatatcaattttagagctctcattaattatgatatttatttcattataaatatatcaattcTTTTTCAAAAAGCATTTATTTCTCTCAATATTATAACCGAAGTAAGTTATGATATGTTAACAAATCAGAAAATTACATgtgaaaataaataaattctaaaaatctattaaaatgtcatgtgtccaaatcaatgaggacatgacatgtggcagaaaatgtgttttatttattagtatagattctTTATAGAGCTGTGTTGTTTCCTGAATCTCTATATTTTAATGATATTTGATTTTCAAAATCTCTATagatatttatttttttacaacAATGATATTTATTAGTCAATGATATAATACAAATTAAGATATACTTCTACATAGTGTTAGATAGGTTTTAATCAAGTTTCTAAAATTTTGTCGTTTATTTGATTTTcatattttatataatataaaataatattttttgtatTTGATATTGTTGATAGACCGATATTAATAGTTTAAAAAATTGAAAGCagctaacatttttttttaaataaccggATTAAATGTCAGGATTTAAGTACAAAAAATGatataattacaaaaaatatccaaaattttaccatttaattaataaaaatgataTAAATACAAAAATGGGTCTAAAATAACAagaaattataaatattttttcatctaattaatatataatattgatAATGACATATATTAAAagattaatgaataaaaggtattaacaacttttataaaaatataagggATGAATTTGAAACTATTTAAGTTATTTAAAGAAGTAAAATTTGTATTATATAAAAACATTATTACATTAAAGAAAAATAATCAATCGATTTGAAAGAAAAGAAACATCGTTCATATATATAAGGCTAAAGGAAGTGGAGGTGTTAAGGGAGGTGTTAAAGTAAATGCTAAGTATATAAGGCTAAAGGGAGTGGAGGTGTTAAGGGAGGTGTCAAAGGAAATGCTAAAGATATTATATCACTCCTTACCTTATGCTAAGGAAGGTGTTAAGAAATGTCACTTAGAAAGAGGTGCTATTTGTGTGTCgagaagagagaggagagaaaaagTATGAAAGTGTGTTGTGATTGCTTAATTTGTATTTCTTtatacattttaatttttttttaaaagttaaacctATTAAATTGTCATACTTCCGTTCTCTATCTTTTTTATGCAAAAAATACTAAGCGtgttataaaaaaaactaaaaaaatcctATATAGTAACATGCTAAAAATATTCTAAAAATATTCGCACTCATTTAAGCTTAAGTTCGTATGTTTAGAATTACCGGAATTTATTTGTTCAGATAGCAACATCTGTCTTTTTCCACATCTGTACAAAATGATTTTAAGTCTTACACGTGTCATTATGACCATTTtcgaaaattcataaaaaaaaaaaaggattataAAGGAATAATACCATAATTCTCATGCTCACTTTTCTAGTTATCCTTCAAAAATTTTAAGTAATAAATCATGTCattatattattaatagaatTTAAACATGTCACATTCATTTTCAATCTTTGAGGATACTCACAAAATCCTCATGAACTTTCATCTACCCAATTATTTCAAATTAAAACTTGATACTTGATTATCCATATTTAGTAATTATTGTTATGAACAGAAAAGAATATGCCCCAAAAGCCATTAAACTTGAtcatccatatttaaccaaacaTGGCCTATACACCCTTTTTGGTCCGATTTCATTCACAATTGTACACAACTTTCCTGACTAAGGCAAAAAGAAATaacccccccaaaaaaaaaagataaaaaaataataaaacaaaatctTAGAAACCCctcaaaaaagaagaaaaaaactaGATCTTAACCATCAAAACTGAGTAACCGGAGATAATCCCCTTACACCGGACAATCCAGTCTCAATTCCACTCCGGCATCGGAGTTATTCGAAGCTGCGGCTATGGTGGCTTCTTTAACTTTAGACTTGTCAACCGGCTCATAGCCAAGTGTCAGCTCTAGCTCGACCTTCACGTCTAACTCCGCCGCTTCAGTTTCAGCCTGCTTGTTCGACATTAACGGAGTCTCCACGGAAACCAAGCTTTCCTCCACCATCTCACGGTTGTCATCCTCCACAACATGCGCCGCCTCCGACTGATGACTCAGGGCTGACCCGTGGCTTGAAAACTCATTGTTATGCTCGTTCTGAGCAGATACCTCCTGATCACTAGACCCGATCCAGACGCGACTTGCCTTCCCTTTCGCCGACGACCGCTTGAATCGGCATCGAGTCCTTACTCGGTGAAGCTCGCTTGATCCGGCGCCGGAGTTCTCATCCTTGGATATATGACGGATGTCATATGCCTTAAACGGTGGCCCTTTGTTTGTCTCCGCCGTGTCCGATGCGATTTGCGTAATCGGTGAACCTTGAAGAACAGCCTCCACCGCAGTCTGACAAAGCTGCCAATTTCCCGACCACAACAACCCAACAGACCCGTAAATCGGATTCACAATCCGACCACAAGCTTCGTACAGAAGTGACCTGAATATCGCTGCAATCTCAAAACCCACCGGAAAACAATCAAAACACgtcttctttattattattattttttttcatttcggatacaaaaaagaaagaaaactcaCCGGGACGGAGGTGTTCAGGACCGGCGTTGATGAGATTCATAAGTCCGGCGCGGCCATAGAACTTCGCGAGGAAGACAGTAGCATTAGCTTGAGACTCCGGCGACTTGATCCACTGCAAACAAGGCCTAATGCTGCAGTTGTCACTGCAACCCTTTCGAAGAACACGGCATCCATTGCAGCTCATACGCATTTTTGGGGTGATTTTTGAGAGAGAAATATGGTGGTttaatttagagagagagagaggaaactGGTTGAGGGATATATAGTGGGCTTGGCGGTGGTATCATGGGATACGTGGAGGAAAACAGCCGCAGAATTTTGGGAGAGCGCAGCTGTTTCCGAAAGGCTGGTATTGTGGCGTGGAAAACCAGGTTTTTTCCATATTCATGGAAGTACAAAGGTAGGTCGGTGTTGATGCTTCTTGAATTTAGAAAACACACGTCACACCAATGAGTCCACAATTTTTCTTAACTATTGTAAATACCACTTTCAGATCCGGCGCGTGGAGATTACTGTTTCCTTTTCAAAGCATAATCTTTAGCATGATGGCAAAGTACATAAAGCTTCGCCTTTACGATTGCTTGTCCAAATTTGAGATCCTTCTTCAAACACATTTCAGTTTAAAAGCTTCTTTGTTTTTAAACATGTGACTATCTGATATATGATGAGAATATCTCGGTTAGTGATGGTTTATGTTTGTGGATTGAGAGTCCGGACAATGATCATATATAATGGATCATTTGGTAAATAGTGATAGTTTAGTATTTCCAATTGTAACAAAATTTCAGTTAGATTTGCTACCATTTTATTTTGCGAGCTTCCGAATTTATTATGCTGAGCCTCCGGATTTTTCGGAGGCTTATCTCGGCCTTCTTATTGGATCCCATTGTCGACAAATTCAAAGCGAAATTATCTAGTTGGAAGACGGATATTCTTTCCTTTGGAGGATAGCTAACTGTTGTGGTAGCCAACCTCTTTTACTATTTTTCCTTGTTCAAGGCTCCTAAAAAGATTATTGTTTTGTTTGTGAGTATTCGAAAAAGATTTATTTGCTGAGTGAAagacaacaaaaaaaaatcactAGATTGCTTGAGATTCTATGATAAACCCTAAGCACAAAGACGACCTTAATATTGGGAGTCTTCGAACTTTTAATATTGCGCTTTAAACTAAATGGTGGCGGCATTTAAACATTGAGTCGAACAACTTATCGTTTTCTTGTACCATTGCTTTGCATCGGATCTCGGGTTATTGATGGTAAGTTGGTAACTAAGTGCACTCTTTCGGGCATTTGGCTATCTATCTCAAGCATTAATAATGATATTTTGGATTGGAATATCTCTCTTGACAAATTACTTAATGATATTTTGGATTGGAATATCTCTCTTGACAAATTACTTGATAGAAAAGTCGGAACAGGCGATAATACATTTTACTGGAAGGACAAATGGCATAATAATGTTGCTATTAAGGAGACCTCCCTAGAGCTTTACAAAATTAAATCTCAAAAAATTGTTTAGCCAAAGATAGAATTTCAAACGAAGTGAAGGAAGGTCGGTGGTTGTGGAGGCGCCATCCAAGAATAGGTATCAAATCTAGGAAGGAAAGTTGGTGATTGTGGAGGCGGCATCCAAAAATAGGTATCAAATCTAGGAGCTTGGATATCATTAACAAGATTGTTGTTGATGTAAGTCTCTCACGAGTTCCTAACTCGTGGGGATGGCTAGCTGATTCcaataatcattttttttataaact
The genomic region above belongs to Lactuca sativa cultivar Salinas chromosome 4, Lsat_Salinas_v11, whole genome shotgun sequence and contains:
- the LOC111917915 gene encoding LOB domain-containing protein 41, whose protein sequence is MRMSCNGCRVLRKGCSDNCSIRPCLQWIKSPESQANATVFLAKFYGRAGLMNLINAGPEHLRPAIFRSLLYEACGRIVNPIYGSVGLLWSGNWQLCQTAVEAVLQGSPITQIASDTAETNKGPPFKAYDIRHISKDENSGAGSSELHRVRTRCRFKRSSAKGKASRVWIGSSDQEVSAQNEHNNEFSSHGSALSHQSEAAHVVEDDNREMVEESLVSVETPLMSNKQAETEAAELDVKVELELTLGYEPVDKSKVKEATIAAASNNSDAGVELRLDCPV